In Pseudomonas saponiphila, the genomic stretch ACAGCGACGCCATGCTGGAGTTCTTCCGTGGCTAAACATCTCCTGCTTATCGCTGCGTTGCTCTGCACAGGCTATGCCCAAGCCGACAACAGCAAGGCCAACACCCCGGTCACGCCCGATCCGGACGGCTTCACCGAGCCGCTGAAGAAACTCAAGTTCAACCCCGGGCTGGACCAGCGCGAGTTCGAGCGCTCGACCCTCAACGCCCTGAACATCTATGACCCACTGGAGTCCTGGAACCGTCGGGTCTACCACTTCAACTACCGCTTCGACCAGTGGGTATTCCTGCCGGTGGTGGACGGCTACCGCTACGTGACACCGGGCTTCCTGCGCAGCGGAGTGAGCAACTTCTTCAACAACCTCGGTGACGTGCCGAACCTGGTCAACAGCCTGTTGCAGTTCAAGGGCCAGCGCTCGATGGAAACCACCGCGCGCCTGCTGCTCAACACCACCATCGGCGTTGCCGGGCTGTGGGACCCGGCGACCAAGATGGGCCTGCCGCGAAAAACCGAAGATTTCGGCCAGACCCTGGGCTTCTATGGCGTGCCCGCCGGAGCCTATCTGGTGCTGCCGATCCTTGGCCCATCGAACCTGCGGGACACCGCGGGGCTGGCGGTGGACTACACCGCCGAATCGGCGATCAACTTTCTCAACGTCTCGGAAGTCAGCAGCAATCACCCGGAAATCTGGGCCCTGCGCGGGATCGACAAGCGCTACCAGACCAGCTTCCGCTATGGCCAGCTGAACTCGCCGTTCGAATACGAAAAGGTGCGCTACGTGTACACCGAGTCACGCAAACTGCAGATCGCCGAGTAACCTCCTGCGCCGGTTGTCGGCCGCAACGGCGGCAACCGGCTGACTCGGACCTCAGCCACGCAGCGCACGCCAGCCCTTGCCGAGCGCACTCACCACCAGCAGTACCAAGGCGCCAGCGATGATTCCGGCTCCGGCATTGAGCAAGGTCGGCATGATCACCGAGGCGCCTCCGATGATCCCGGCGCTGCGCTGTGCCAGCCCCTCGATCAGATGATGCACGGCAGGCACGCCATGGGTGAGGATGCCGCCGCCGACCATGAACATCGCCGCCGTGCCGATCACCGACAGGCTCTTCATCATCCATGGTGCTGCCCGCAAAATGGCG encodes the following:
- a CDS encoding MlaA family lipoprotein, producing the protein MAKHLLLIAALLCTGYAQADNSKANTPVTPDPDGFTEPLKKLKFNPGLDQREFERSTLNALNIYDPLESWNRRVYHFNYRFDQWVFLPVVDGYRYVTPGFLRSGVSNFFNNLGDVPNLVNSLLQFKGQRSMETTARLLLNTTIGVAGLWDPATKMGLPRKTEDFGQTLGFYGVPAGAYLVLPILGPSNLRDTAGLAVDYTAESAINFLNVSEVSSNHPEIWALRGIDKRYQTSFRYGQLNSPFEYEKVRYVYTESRKLQIAE